One window from the genome of Fibrobacter sp. UWB4 encodes:
- a CDS encoding 1-phosphofructokinase family hexose kinase, translating to MSREILVLGLNPAWQRVFFLDKFTPGEVHRISKVKEYASGKGINCCRVLQLLGGTPRLMHFLGAGNGEKIFDELSACGIQQVPIWIRENTRICTTIACNGDTTELVEPSPMLADSENEDFTQTLNEYWDSTQYIALCGTFPQGFNAKIFNDLDFSDKHIFVDAIDGIDELLAKGVDVLKINMLEYCKLLERMGIPQVKSSPQFWKMTATAVLERLPIKNLIVTEEDAPVRAFRLMEKKFQGIQLQPPTINVKNDIGAGDSFFAGWLYAFEQNLSFESCLAKATAVASARCEVERPWNLSLDRVAELENELSTKVERLE from the coding sequence ATGTCAAGGGAAATCTTAGTTCTCGGTTTGAATCCTGCCTGGCAGAGGGTGTTCTTTCTGGACAAGTTTACTCCAGGCGAAGTGCACCGCATCTCCAAGGTCAAGGAATACGCGTCGGGCAAGGGCATCAACTGCTGCCGAGTGTTGCAGCTCTTGGGCGGTACTCCCCGCTTGATGCATTTCCTTGGTGCCGGGAACGGAGAAAAAATCTTTGACGAGCTTTCGGCTTGCGGCATCCAGCAGGTGCCAATCTGGATTCGCGAGAATACGCGCATCTGCACGACGATTGCCTGCAATGGCGATACCACAGAGCTTGTGGAACCGTCCCCGATGCTTGCGGATTCCGAGAACGAAGACTTCACGCAAACGCTGAATGAATACTGGGATTCTACGCAGTACATCGCCTTGTGCGGAACATTCCCGCAAGGCTTTAACGCAAAGATATTCAATGACCTTGATTTCAGCGACAAGCACATCTTTGTTGATGCCATTGACGGCATTGACGAACTCCTCGCGAAAGGCGTGGACGTCCTGAAAATCAACATGCTGGAATACTGCAAGCTCCTGGAGCGCATGGGTATTCCGCAGGTCAAGTCGAGTCCGCAGTTCTGGAAGATGACGGCAACGGCAGTTCTCGAGCGCCTCCCGATCAAGAATCTCATCGTGACCGAAGAAGACGCCCCTGTACGTGCTTTCCGCCTCATGGAAAAGAAGTTCCAGGGAATCCAGTTGCAGCCGCCGACCATCAACGTAAAAAATGATATTGGCGCCGGAGACTCGTTCTTTGCGGGCTGGCTCTATGCGTTCGAACAGAACTTGAGTTTTGAAAGCTGCTTGGCGAAGGCTACAGCCGTGGCAAGTGCCCGTTGCGAAGTCGAACGCCCGTGGAACTTGAGCCTCGACCGCGTTGCCGAACTTGAAAACGAACTCTCGACAAAGGTCGAACGTCTCGAATAA
- a CDS encoding membrane lipoprotein lipid attachment site-containing protein, whose amino-acid sequence MKKIVFLALSVLALVACSSDSKVSEPEPLTIQWSLSGTFGGSVLDSLRSDMNLTGNVNRSASTTLHLNGYDTTYFENKIVVEHVMNGIKREAEIDEAGNFTFRNADAIVLQGRNDVRFTPRAKGNVNLSPWSVTVRAMVY is encoded by the coding sequence ATGAAAAAAATTGTTTTTTTGGCATTGTCCGTGCTTGCTTTGGTAGCTTGCTCTTCGGATTCTAAAGTTTCCGAACCTGAACCTTTGACTATCCAGTGGTCTCTATCGGGGACTTTTGGCGGTTCCGTTCTTGATTCTCTCCGTAGCGACATGAACTTGACGGGAAATGTGAACCGTTCCGCTTCGACGACCTTGCATTTGAACGGTTATGATACGACTTATTTCGAAAACAAGATTGTCGTTGAACATGTTATGAACGGCATTAAAAGGGAAGCCGAAATCGATGAAGCCGGTAATTTTACATTCCGCAATGCGGATGCTATCGTCTTGCAAGGGCGTAACGATGTTCGGTTTACTCCGCGAGCCAAGGGAAATGTGAATCTCAGTCCGTGGTCTGTGACTGTCCGTGCCATGGTTTATTAG
- a CDS encoding LysR family transcriptional regulator → MELTQLKYFLEVARTEHVTQSAKNLCIVQPALTQAIHKLEDELGVSLFKNSGRNIKLTDSGKFFYEKLQPLYENMMALPALLKETADKQNNNVKLNVLAASTLITSAVIEYKRGNSDIDVDIVQNEETSVFDICVRTYANYKPELDNTESDETFVHSEKIFLAVPNTAQYKKLDSISLFDLKDEKFIRLYGSKQYRQICNELCDSIGFHTNVTFESDNAAVVKEAVAAGIGVGFWPELSWGKMDHKRVKLLEITDTDFKRDIVVSLRRNKQDNSKTEQFYNFLTKYILQCQSKKRK, encoded by the coding sequence ATGGAACTGACTCAGCTTAAATACTTCTTGGAGGTGGCCCGCACGGAGCATGTCACGCAAAGTGCAAAGAACCTCTGCATCGTCCAGCCGGCACTTACGCAAGCTATCCACAAGCTCGAAGATGAGCTGGGCGTATCGCTGTTCAAAAACTCCGGGCGAAACATCAAGCTCACCGATAGCGGAAAGTTCTTTTACGAAAAGCTCCAGCCGCTTTATGAAAACATGATGGCGCTCCCGGCGCTACTCAAGGAGACTGCAGATAAGCAGAATAACAACGTCAAGCTGAATGTCCTTGCGGCATCCACGCTCATCACAAGCGCTGTGATTGAGTATAAACGTGGTAATTCCGATATTGACGTGGACATTGTGCAAAATGAGGAGACAAGCGTCTTTGATATTTGCGTTCGCACTTACGCCAATTACAAGCCGGAACTTGATAATACCGAAAGTGATGAAACGTTTGTCCATTCTGAAAAAATTTTCTTGGCTGTTCCCAATACGGCGCAGTATAAAAAGCTCGATTCCATCTCGCTATTTGACTTGAAAGACGAAAAATTCATTCGTCTTTATGGATCTAAGCAGTATAGACAAATTTGTAATGAACTTTGCGATAGTATTGGATTTCATACAAATGTTACATTTGAAAGTGATAACGCCGCTGTTGTCAAGGAAGCTGTTGCCGCTGGCATTGGCGTTGGTTTCTGGCCGGAACTCTCGTGGGGCAAGATGGACCACAAGCGCGTCAAGCTTCTTGAAATTACCGATACGGATTTCAAGCGCGATATCGTGGTGTCGCTCCGCCGCAACAAGCAGGACAATTCTAAGACGGAACAGTTCTATAATTTTTTGACGAAGTACATTCTCCAGTGCCAATCCAAAAAGCGGAAGTAA
- a CDS encoding 1,4-dihydroxy-6-naphthoate synthase, with amino-acid sequence MQLSLGISTCPNDTFIYEALLQGLENSPFEWKVTFADVQTLNEMVLRGELDVAKISAQVYPQIAETYRCLGCGGAIGYGCGPLLLSSQSDTFNPELPTTLPGANTTAALLFKFWYAHHFKNAPKLEYALFDEVYRGLLAKGVPQGVTIHEHRFTWKRDGLHLLQDLGAFWEQETGSPIPLGIAVAKKELGYATIESVEKEIRHSLQIARQRHDPVTPFIVEKAQIDDDEVIKSHIAMFVNDFSENVGEAGFRALENLWRLSHC; translated from the coding sequence ATGCAACTCTCTCTTGGTATTTCCACTTGCCCAAACGACACCTTCATCTACGAAGCTTTGCTCCAGGGGCTTGAAAATTCCCCATTTGAATGGAAAGTGACGTTTGCCGACGTACAGACCCTCAACGAGATGGTTCTGCGAGGTGAACTCGATGTCGCAAAGATCAGCGCCCAGGTCTATCCCCAAATTGCCGAAACGTACCGTTGCCTCGGTTGCGGGGGCGCCATCGGGTACGGCTGTGGTCCGCTTTTGCTCTCTTCTCAGTCTGATACGTTCAATCCTGAACTCCCGACAACGCTTCCGGGCGCAAATACGACCGCAGCGCTTCTTTTCAAGTTCTGGTATGCGCACCATTTCAAAAACGCTCCAAAACTCGAATATGCCCTCTTTGACGAGGTGTATCGTGGACTCCTTGCCAAAGGCGTTCCCCAGGGCGTTACAATCCACGAACACCGCTTTACGTGGAAAAGGGACGGCCTCCATCTTTTGCAGGATCTGGGGGCGTTTTGGGAGCAGGAGACGGGTTCTCCGATTCCGCTGGGGATCGCCGTTGCAAAAAAGGAATTGGGGTATGCGACTATCGAATCCGTTGAAAAAGAGATTCGGCATAGCCTCCAGATTGCCCGTCAAAGGCATGATCCGGTGACCCCGTTTATCGTCGAAAAAGCACAGATCGATGACGATGAAGTCATCAAGTCCCACATCGCCATGTTCGTGAATGACTTCTCCGAAAATGTTGGGGAGGCCGGTTTTCGGGCTCTTGAGAATCTGTGGCGGTTATCACACTGTTAA
- a CDS encoding tetratricopeptide repeat protein: protein MLRTSFIKTSVFGLAVASTSLFAEATYTPNKYQQNDWFAEFGGNTSMYVNPAGISETDQLEFSAAFFSTISGEASQEYVSLTYPMDYKHTLGFSLFENGASIEGGQSYSEIAAMFGYSYRLFHLLSLGVDLSVLYINQFDEVKQLTVGADVGLSWNPLASSKYGYLLIGVAVQNALAPAVSEAEATDGMKFVFMGAADAYQIPTNLNVSLFYRGFNRLLEFKAELSVIDIIHDSDEGGKGANLEMSFSLTYYLSSHLGVRARFTKEGYPVIGATVNVKDVSIFRYLALDLEMSHDDLWAKKNRGFVWAVKLTSRFGDTREEKIGEERYRRLKIEPENDYRAAMRLYLNRQFLEAAYAFGKVQTKYPAFHLVDQAAFYKAKSFENLRMHKAAKSVYEDAIKRYPQSDQRAKYHFQLMNIDYKEGKYTEAMNKYQNIAQKFGESDVKADADYVAGQIKFEQGLYQESVDLLASILPGNANYFYARYTMGIANSRMNKFDEAENCFRDITEQPVSNQSERDLQDAARVKLGHLFFSGEKPDIAAAAQMYGQVQKESPVFDEAMLGIAWSFLKVNKPDEAIKPAKWIISNLPESFLVSEAYLVIGYCHFMKKNYQDALEALTQAEKRTEQPIVSVASRDSARQAYDAMQSQFDSVQVLALDLARQLPTPRVESKREALRPTFNKANQAIEDYASFMQRSIQSDRFESNRKRILDDAGFTKATLLSKMGGAGGGASKSGASEMPSLEDDL from the coding sequence ATGTTGCGTACTAGTTTCATCAAGACGTCCGTTTTTGGACTTGCCGTAGCCAGCACTTCTTTGTTTGCAGAGGCAACCTACACGCCGAATAAGTATCAGCAGAATGACTGGTTTGCCGAATTTGGTGGTAACACCTCGATGTATGTGAACCCGGCTGGAATTTCTGAAACCGATCAGCTCGAATTCAGCGCTGCATTCTTTAGCACCATTAGTGGCGAAGCTAGCCAGGAATATGTCAGCTTGACATATCCGATGGATTACAAGCACACTTTGGGCTTCTCCCTTTTCGAAAACGGTGCTTCCATCGAAGGTGGCCAGTCCTATAGCGAAATTGCCGCAATGTTCGGCTATTCCTACAGACTTTTCCACTTGCTCTCCCTCGGTGTCGATCTCTCTGTCTTGTACATCAACCAGTTTGATGAAGTCAAGCAGCTTACAGTCGGTGCTGACGTAGGTTTGAGCTGGAACCCGCTCGCTTCTTCGAAGTACGGTTACTTGCTTATCGGTGTTGCCGTTCAGAACGCTCTTGCTCCGGCAGTTAGCGAAGCTGAAGCTACCGATGGCATGAAGTTCGTGTTCATGGGTGCTGCCGATGCATACCAGATTCCGACGAACCTCAATGTGTCGTTGTTCTACCGCGGCTTCAACCGTCTCCTCGAATTCAAGGCTGAACTCTCTGTGATTGACATCATCCACGATTCTGATGAAGGTGGTAAGGGTGCTAATCTCGAAATGAGCTTCTCCTTGACCTACTATCTTTCTTCTCACCTCGGTGTCCGCGCCCGCTTCACTAAGGAAGGCTACCCGGTCATCGGTGCTACGGTTAACGTCAAGGATGTCAGCATCTTCCGTTACCTCGCTCTCGACCTCGAAATGTCTCACGACGACCTCTGGGCCAAGAAGAACCGTGGCTTTGTGTGGGCTGTCAAGCTGACTTCTCGCTTCGGTGATACCCGTGAAGAGAAGATCGGTGAAGAACGCTATCGCCGCTTGAAGATTGAACCTGAAAACGACTACCGCGCTGCTATGCGTCTGTACTTGAACCGTCAGTTCCTCGAAGCTGCCTATGCCTTCGGTAAGGTTCAGACCAAGTACCCGGCATTCCACTTGGTGGACCAGGCTGCTTTCTACAAGGCAAAGTCTTTCGAAAACCTCCGTATGCACAAGGCTGCTAAGTCCGTCTACGAAGACGCTATCAAGCGTTATCCGCAGAGTGACCAGCGCGCCAAGTACCACTTCCAGTTGATGAACATCGACTATAAGGAAGGCAAGTACACGGAAGCTATGAACAAGTATCAGAACATTGCTCAGAAGTTTGGTGAAAGCGACGTGAAGGCTGACGCTGACTACGTTGCAGGCCAGATCAAGTTCGAACAGGGCCTCTATCAGGAATCTGTCGATCTCCTCGCCTCCATTCTTCCGGGTAACGCAAACTACTTCTACGCTCGCTATACCATGGGTATTGCCAACAGCCGTATGAACAAGTTTGACGAAGCTGAAAACTGCTTCCGTGATATTACGGAACAGCCGGTTTCCAACCAGTCTGAACGCGACCTTCAGGACGCTGCTAGAGTTAAGCTCGGCCACCTCTTCTTCTCTGGTGAAAAGCCGGACATCGCAGCTGCTGCTCAGATGTATGGCCAGGTCCAGAAGGAATCTCCGGTGTTCGACGAAGCTATGCTCGGTATTGCTTGGTCCTTCCTTAAGGTCAACAAGCCGGATGAAGCTATCAAGCCGGCTAAGTGGATTATCAGCAATCTTCCGGAATCCTTCCTCGTGTCCGAAGCTTATCTCGTGATTGGTTACTGCCACTTCATGAAGAAGAACTATCAGGACGCTCTCGAAGCCTTGACTCAGGCTGAAAAGCGTACGGAACAGCCGATTGTGTCTGTTGCTTCTCGCGACAGTGCCCGTCAGGCTTACGATGCAATGCAGAGCCAGTTCGACTCCGTTCAGGTTCTTGCTTTGGATCTCGCTCGCCAGTTGCCGACTCCGCGTGTGGAAAGCAAGCGTGAAGCTTTGCGTCCGACGTTCAACAAGGCTAACCAGGCTATTGAAGATTATGCTTCGTTCATGCAAAGGTCCATCCAGAGTGACCGCTTCGAATCCAACCGTAAGCGCATCTTGGATGACGCTGGCTTTACAAAGGCTACCCTCTTGTCTAAGATGGGTGGTGCTGGTGGCGGCGCCTCGAAGTCTGGTGCATCTGAAATGCCCTCGTTGGAGGATGACCTCTAA
- a CDS encoding OmpA family protein produces the protein MAKNINVPGDFAKIADALGNADAGDTILVKRGVYNENITLIMGVVLKGEDPLSTIIDGGRRGPTVMGTSGAEMSHFTVRNGLEGILCENAAPYIHHCYVIDNHATGIGAFISLPWLRNNVVYGNRWSGILAWGAKSLDAYIEQNVVLRNGYSGLALKGPTNVVARNNIFMENHYYGVFADPAAGQTKVEYNNIYKNYYPFNQFIKVNRTNVSLDPKFISPSIGNPNFFCQSTSPMLKRGKGKLDIGLTATDVVKEEEAVEETRNPDTDGDGLCDPWVSEEGLSEKYAGVCTGFDNCPEEAEDFDGFQDDDGCPDADNDRDGLCDPWVEAKGMLSQYAHICKGVDLCPEQAESLNNYKDDDGCPDEVPQPPKKVFVLEGVNFESGKSTITQDSYISLMKVVDIMETFPEATFEIIGHTDNIGNKDKNMTLSADRANAVKNFLVEKGIAESRMTTKGMGDTKPVASNKTPEGRAQNRRIEFIRTDIQ, from the coding sequence ATGGCAAAGAATATCAACGTGCCTGGCGATTTCGCAAAGATTGCAGATGCTCTCGGAAATGCGGATGCCGGGGATACAATCCTTGTCAAACGCGGTGTTTATAATGAAAACATCACCTTGATCATGGGTGTTGTTCTTAAGGGCGAGGACCCATTGTCTACCATCATCGATGGTGGCCGCCGTGGTCCGACCGTCATGGGTACTTCAGGCGCCGAAATGTCGCACTTCACAGTGAGGAACGGTCTCGAAGGTATCCTTTGCGAAAACGCTGCCCCTTACATTCATCATTGCTATGTGATCGATAACCACGCAACGGGTATCGGTGCTTTCATTTCTCTGCCGTGGCTCCGCAACAACGTGGTCTACGGTAACCGCTGGTCTGGTATTCTCGCTTGGGGTGCTAAGTCTCTCGATGCTTACATCGAACAGAACGTCGTTCTCCGCAACGGCTATTCCGGCCTCGCTTTGAAGGGACCGACCAACGTGGTCGCCCGTAACAACATCTTCATGGAAAACCACTATTACGGTGTGTTTGCTGACCCGGCTGCCGGTCAGACGAAGGTGGAATACAACAACATTTACAAGAACTACTACCCGTTCAACCAGTTCATCAAGGTGAACCGCACGAACGTGTCCTTGGACCCGAAGTTCATCAGCCCGTCTATCGGCAACCCGAACTTCTTCTGCCAGTCTACCTCTCCGATGCTCAAGCGCGGTAAGGGCAAGCTGGATATTGGTCTTACTGCAACTGACGTCGTTAAGGAAGAAGAAGCTGTCGAAGAAACTCGCAATCCGGACACTGATGGCGATGGCCTCTGCGATCCGTGGGTTTCCGAAGAAGGTCTCTCCGAAAAGTACGCTGGCGTTTGCACCGGTTTCGACAACTGCCCGGAAGAAGCTGAAGACTTCGATGGCTTCCAGGATGACGATGGCTGCCCGGATGCAGACAACGACCGCGACGGTCTCTGCGACCCGTGGGTTGAAGCTAAGGGTATGCTCTCCCAGTACGCTCACATCTGTAAGGGTGTGGACCTCTGCCCGGAACAGGCTGAATCTCTGAACAACTACAAGGACGATGATGGTTGCCCGGATGAAGTTCCGCAGCCGCCGAAGAAGGTCTTCGTTCTTGAAGGTGTGAACTTCGAATCTGGTAAGTCCACGATTACTCAGGACTCCTACATCTCCTTGATGAAGGTTGTCGATATCATGGAAACCTTCCCCGAAGCTACTTTCGAAATTATTGGTCATACTGATAACATCGGTAACAAGGACAAGAACATGACCCTCTCCGCAGACCGTGCTAACGCTGTGAAGAACTTCCTTGTCGAAAAGGGCATTGCCGAAAGCCGTATGACAACTAAGGGCATGGGCGATACGAAGCCTGTTGCTTCTAACAAAACACCCGAAGGGCGTGCGCAGAACCGTCGTATTGAGTTCATCCGCACGGATATTCAGTAA
- a CDS encoding sigma 54-interacting transcriptional regulator has translation MTSGEERRIQELELLYKISSILNQSLDFETVAHPVLQTVESVMGVEHATLTLYNRHTGEISIEIAEGLSSRQASKGRYKVGEGITGRVVETGKPIIIPSVAKDPDFLDRTGRGKTEDKAFLCVPIIMEQEVVGALSADEHNPDEANLNDQIHLLEIIAQMLATAVKLRRQAREENEILKAENERMAMELKARFQPDNIIGKTPEMQQVYTQIDQVAKSPLPALIVGEVGTGKGLVAEAIHFRSDRNLGPFVRVHCAALPESVLDRELFGSEKGALVGVVNEAPGRVEQAEGGTLFLDEVAELTPNLQIKLLRLLQQGEMERVGARFPKKVNVRVICATTKNLQQMVSDGTFREDLYYQLHIVPIYVPPLRKRRTDIVLLADYFVDHYCRLVGKNVRRLARGTIEMLMSYPWPGNVRELENAIERAVLLTEEDVIYPHHFPPTIQTDETSGTPVSGNLKLMVEAYERDIICDALKSSRGKMAAAARSLSTTPRILTYKIKQLGIDLAAFTK, from the coding sequence ATGACTTCTGGTGAAGAAAGACGAATTCAAGAACTGGAGCTGCTCTACAAGATCAGCTCTATTTTGAACCAGAGTCTTGATTTCGAAACGGTGGCGCATCCTGTATTGCAGACCGTCGAATCGGTGATGGGCGTCGAGCATGCGACCCTCACATTGTACAACCGCCATACCGGCGAAATTTCCATTGAAATTGCAGAAGGCTTGAGCAGCCGCCAGGCGAGCAAGGGCCGCTATAAGGTGGGCGAAGGCATCACGGGCCGCGTCGTTGAAACAGGCAAGCCCATCATCATTCCGTCTGTCGCGAAAGACCCGGACTTCTTGGATCGCACGGGCCGTGGCAAGACCGAGGACAAGGCTTTCCTTTGCGTTCCGATTATCATGGAACAGGAAGTCGTTGGCGCCTTGAGTGCCGACGAACACAACCCCGACGAGGCAAACCTCAACGACCAGATTCATTTGCTCGAAATCATCGCGCAGATGCTTGCAACTGCCGTGAAACTCCGCCGCCAAGCCCGAGAAGAAAACGAAATCCTCAAGGCCGAAAACGAACGTATGGCGATGGAGCTTAAGGCCAGATTCCAGCCGGACAACATCATCGGAAAAACGCCCGAAATGCAACAGGTCTATACGCAAATCGACCAGGTTGCCAAAAGCCCGCTCCCAGCGCTGATTGTGGGCGAGGTGGGAACTGGCAAAGGTCTTGTTGCAGAAGCAATCCATTTCCGTTCCGACCGCAATTTAGGGCCGTTCGTGCGAGTGCATTGCGCGGCCCTCCCGGAGTCCGTTCTGGACCGGGAACTTTTCGGTAGCGAAAAGGGCGCCTTGGTTGGCGTCGTCAACGAGGCGCCGGGCCGCGTCGAGCAGGCCGAAGGCGGAACGCTATTCCTCGATGAAGTTGCAGAACTTACGCCGAACTTGCAGATAAAGTTGCTTCGCCTTTTGCAGCAGGGCGAAATGGAACGCGTGGGCGCTCGATTCCCGAAAAAAGTGAACGTGCGCGTGATTTGCGCAACGACTAAGAACTTGCAGCAGATGGTCTCGGATGGAACCTTCCGTGAAGACTTGTACTACCAGCTTCACATTGTTCCAATTTACGTGCCGCCTCTTCGCAAGCGCCGCACCGACATTGTGCTCTTGGCTGATTACTTTGTGGATCATTACTGCCGCTTGGTCGGCAAAAACGTGCGCCGCCTTGCTCGCGGGACGATTGAAATGCTCATGAGTTACCCGTGGCCGGGCAATGTGCGTGAACTCGAGAATGCGATTGAACGTGCGGTGCTCTTGACTGAAGAAGATGTTATCTACCCGCATCATTTCCCGCCGACCATCCAGACGGATGAAACGAGCGGAACGCCTGTGAGCGGGAACCTCAAGCTCATGGTCGAGGCGTACGAACGCGATATCATCTGCGATGCCCTTAAAAGTTCTAGGGGTAAAATGGCTGCTGCAGCCCGCAGTCTCTCGACCACTCCGCGCATCCTCACGTACAAAATCAAGCAGCTCGGCATCGACCTCGCGGCGTTTACCAAGTAG
- the tyrS gene encoding tyrosine--tRNA ligase, producing MQFRPVKEQLEILMRGVTDIVPQDELEKKLQKSYETGKPLRIKMGVDPTAPDVHFGHTVVMRKLRQFQDLGHTVVLIVGDYTAQIGDPSGRNKARPRLTHEQVLENAKEYQEQFFKVVRRDQVEIHYNGEWFSKLPFSKVTELMGQFTVAQMLEREDFHNRYAANTPISLHEFMYPMMQGYDSVAIQSDVELGGTDQKFNVLRGRDLQIFEGMEPQIGLFMPILLGTDGKVKMSKSIGNYVGLNEPADVMYHKIYSLADSIVENWYELLTNIPLDEVKQMMADIAAGKMNPNEAKHRLAIDIVTQYYGAEAAEAAAAKEREIHSGNAIPSDAAECSVDAGSYGALDLLVNIKAFASKGEARRMVQNGGVKIGGEKLADPQAQIEIKGGDQIVVQVGKRKFFKVNF from the coding sequence ATGCAATTCCGTCCTGTTAAAGAACAGCTTGAAATTTTGATGCGCGGCGTTACCGACATCGTGCCGCAAGACGAACTCGAAAAGAAACTCCAGAAGTCCTACGAAACGGGCAAGCCCCTCCGTATCAAGATGGGTGTGGATCCGACGGCTCCGGACGTCCATTTCGGCCATACGGTCGTGATGCGCAAGCTCCGCCAGTTCCAGGACCTCGGTCATACGGTCGTCCTCATCGTGGGTGACTACACCGCGCAGATTGGTGACCCGAGCGGCCGTAACAAGGCCCGTCCGCGCCTCACGCACGAACAGGTGCTCGAAAACGCCAAGGAATATCAGGAACAGTTCTTCAAGGTCGTCCGCCGCGACCAGGTCGAAATCCACTACAACGGCGAATGGTTCTCCAAGCTCCCGTTCAGCAAGGTCACCGAACTCATGGGCCAGTTCACTGTCGCCCAGATGCTCGAACGCGAAGACTTCCACAACCGCTATGCCGCCAATACGCCGATCAGCCTCCACGAATTCATGTACCCGATGATGCAGGGTTACGATTCCGTCGCTATCCAGAGTGACGTGGAACTCGGCGGCACCGACCAGAAGTTCAACGTGCTTCGTGGTCGCGACCTCCAGATTTTTGAAGGCATGGAACCGCAGATCGGTCTCTTCATGCCGATTTTGCTCGGTACTGATGGCAAGGTCAAGATGTCCAAGTCCATCGGCAACTACGTTGGCCTCAATGAACCGGCTGACGTGATGTACCACAAGATTTACAGCCTCGCCGACAGCATCGTCGAGAACTGGTATGAACTTTTGACCAACATCCCGCTCGACGAAGTCAAGCAGATGATGGCAGACATCGCCGCGGGCAAGATGAACCCGAACGAAGCCAAGCACCGCCTTGCTATTGACATCGTGACGCAGTACTACGGTGCCGAAGCTGCCGAAGCCGCTGCCGCCAAGGAACGCGAAATCCATAGCGGTAACGCCATCCCGAGCGATGCTGCTGAATGCTCTGTTGATGCTGGCTCGTATGGCGCCCTCGATCTCCTCGTGAACATCAAGGCTTTTGCTTCCAAGGGCGAAGCTCGCCGCATGGTGCAGAACGGCGGTGTGAAGATTGGCGGTGAAAAGCTCGCTGATCCGCAGGCCCAGATCGAAATCAAGGGTGGCGACCAGATTGTCGTTCAGGTGGGCAAGCGCAAGTTCTTCAAGGTGAACTTCTAA
- the mqnB gene encoding futalosine hydrolase yields MEDNFVPLFAFASNLEFFGVFPECKSFVQSDIRLGEIVELPEGRGFAVVLGVGLLEFATNLSVLLSRFAAEGPFTHVVLAGICGAYPGRGLDVGDVIRVDSEVVGDLGVVECDGSFTPWHKVCAASVNGSASQVPAPVYESSSLRGVPAWLSNLKPTAGLSVNCCTGTASMAKERSENFNVDVESMEGAACFSVCHAFCIPCYEIRAVSNFATTRDKSAWRIKEALDRLRVAIAAM; encoded by the coding sequence ATGGAAGACAACTTTGTTCCTTTGTTTGCCTTTGCGTCAAACTTGGAATTCTTTGGCGTCTTTCCAGAATGCAAGTCCTTTGTCCAAAGTGACATTCGTTTAGGCGAAATCGTCGAACTGCCCGAAGGGCGCGGCTTTGCCGTAGTCCTTGGCGTGGGCTTGCTTGAATTTGCAACAAATTTATCTGTATTGCTTTCTCGGTTTGCTGCCGAAGGGCCTTTTACGCATGTGGTGCTTGCGGGAATCTGTGGTGCCTATCCTGGTCGCGGATTGGACGTTGGCGATGTAATTCGCGTCGATTCTGAAGTTGTTGGGGACCTTGGCGTTGTCGAATGTGATGGATCGTTTACGCCGTGGCACAAGGTTTGCGCAGCTTCTGTGAACGGTTCTGCCTCTCAAGTGCCTGCGCCTGTCTACGAATCCTCGTCGCTACGGGGTGTTCCCGCCTGGCTTTCGAATTTAAAGCCTACCGCCGGTCTCAGCGTCAATTGCTGCACGGGAACCGCCTCCATGGCGAAAGAACGTAGCGAAAACTTCAATGTCGATGTCGAATCGATGGAAGGGGCGGCCTGCTTTTCGGTTTGCCACGCCTTTTGCATTCCCTGCTACGAAATCCGTGCCGTAAGCAACTTTGCCACTACCCGCGATAAATCTGCCTGGCGCATCAAGGAAGCCCTGGACAGGCTCCGGGTTGCTATTGCTGCGATGTAA